The Eubacteriaceae bacterium Marseille-Q4139 genome has a window encoding:
- a CDS encoding ABC transporter permease — protein sequence MGGLIETYGAMLLRAIGIHTVYVLVSVTIGFVLGLLLGILLSRVPKWSGMIMPVLSIFQTIPGLVFIGVLFIWWGMIYPTVIVALTVYAMFPVLKNTYTGIVSVDGKYLEAARGCGMSPFQILYKVELPLAMPTIIAGLRMAAVYTVSWAVLASMIGLGGLGDFVYQGTSSNNNTLILIGAIPAAVLAILIGSLIDWLQKKVTPRGLRKEVRR from the coding sequence ATGGGCGGATTGATTGAGACTTACGGGGCCATGCTTTTGCGGGCAATCGGGATCCATACGGTTTACGTCCTGGTTTCGGTCACAATCGGCTTTGTCCTCGGCCTGCTTCTGGGAATCCTGCTTTCCAGAGTTCCTAAATGGTCGGGGATGATCATGCCGGTTCTTTCCATTTTCCAGACGATCCCGGGCCTTGTTTTTATCGGCGTTTTATTTATCTGGTGGGGCATGATTTACCCGACAGTGATTGTCGCCCTGACGGTTTACGCCATGTTCCCGGTGCTGAAAAACACCTACACAGGCATTGTGAGCGTGGACGGAAAATACCTGGAGGCGGCCCGCGGCTGCGGCATGTCGCCGTTCCAGATCCTTTATAAAGTGGAGCTGCCCCTTGCCATGCCGACGATCATCGCCGGTCTCCGGATGGCGGCAGTCTACACGGTCTCCTGGGCCGTGCTGGCATCCATGATCGGACTCGGCGGACTCGGGGACTTTGTCTACCAGGGGACGTCCTCCAACAACAATACCCTGATTTTAATCGGCGCCATCCCGGCGGCCGTCCTGGCGATTCTAATCGGCTCGCTCATCGACTGGCTCCAGAAAAAGGTGACGCCAAGGGGGCTTAGAAAGGAGGTGCGCCGATGA
- a CDS encoding GntR family transcriptional regulator, with protein sequence MKKAVVPAQYLQIALDLATRIAKGELAEGQRIYGRSVMASEYNVSPETIRRSLWLLSDMKVVEVKPQSGAVVLSSDNAKRYIETFQESAKADSLRRQVNALMEEAEEVHKRLSDAMAAFMKAQETFEAANQPLPNYEVTVPKDSPLIGKNIGELKFWQSTGSTIVAIRRGQTVILSPGPYAELYGGDVIVLVGTPEAVQAAHSLVTSKE encoded by the coding sequence ATGAAAAAAGCTGTGGTACCCGCCCAGTATCTTCAGATTGCGTTAGACCTGGCAACCAGGATTGCTAAGGGAGAGCTGGCAGAGGGACAGCGGATTTACGGCCGCTCCGTGATGGCATCGGAGTACAACGTATCCCCGGAGACAATCCGGCGTTCGCTCTGGCTGCTTTCGGACATGAAGGTGGTGGAGGTAAAGCCCCAGAGCGGTGCTGTTGTGTTATCCTCAGACAACGCGAAGCGGTATATTGAAACCTTTCAGGAAAGTGCGAAAGCCGACTCTCTGCGGCGCCAGGTAAATGCCCTGATGGAGGAGGCGGAGGAAGTCCATAAGCGCCTTTCGGACGCGATGGCGGCGTTTATGAAAGCCCAGGAAACTTTTGAGGCGGCGAACCAGCCGCTTCCCAATTACGAAGTGACAGTCCCGAAGGATTCCCCGTTAATCGGGAAAAATATCGGGGAGCTGAAATTCTGGCAGTCCACCGGCAGCACGATTGTAGCCATAAGGAGGGGGCAGACCGTGATCCTTTCCCCCGGCCCCTATGCGGAGCTGTACGGCGGCGACGTGATCGTCCTGGTGGGGACGCCGGAGGCCGTCCAGGCGGCTCACAGCCTGGTGACATCAAAGGAGTGA
- a CDS encoding ABC transporter permease: MAKFYSPDNEEYKIEKEKLEFVQMGDAIADEKFQDKPIGFFKDAMLRFCKSRVSIAAFIGILVILVFAIFAPIMSRWDYNDQDLNRINLPPKMPVLENFGLLDGTRWLTNRRVDALDDTNRYPEGSILKVINHRTVQGVEMCDVKVDYYKYSGLEDGTYFWMGTDYLGRDLWVRMWRGARVSLVIAFVSVFCNVFIGIVYGSIAGYYGGKTDMIMMRITEIIGAFPEIVVVTLFILFFGTGMMSIILCLIVQNWIGTARMIRSQFYRYKGSEYVLAARTLGVKDMALIFRHILPNSIGPIITRAMVAIPGAIFTESFLAYIGLGIRAPEASIGVLLSQGQKVMQQYPNQVFFPAVVISLLMIAFNMLSNGLRDAFDPTQRGA; encoded by the coding sequence ATGGCGAAATTCTATTCTCCTGATAATGAGGAATACAAAATTGAAAAAGAAAAGCTGGAATTTGTCCAGATGGGAGACGCCATCGCCGATGAAAAATTCCAGGATAAGCCCATCGGCTTCTTTAAGGACGCCATGCTGCGGTTCTGCAAGAGCCGGGTTTCCATCGCGGCCTTTATCGGGATTTTAGTGATCCTGGTGTTTGCCATTTTCGCGCCGATTATGAGCCGCTGGGACTACAACGACCAGGATTTAAACAGGATCAACCTGCCGCCGAAGATGCCTGTACTGGAAAACTTCGGGCTTTTAGACGGCACCAGGTGGCTGACGAACCGCCGCGTGGATGCCCTGGACGATACGAACCGCTATCCCGAGGGCAGTATCTTAAAGGTCATCAACCACCGGACGGTGCAGGGCGTCGAGATGTGCGATGTGAAGGTGGACTACTATAAATACTCCGGCCTCGAGGACGGGACGTATTTCTGGATGGGCACCGATTATCTGGGCCGCGACCTCTGGGTACGCATGTGGCGGGGCGCCAGGGTGTCCTTAGTCATCGCCTTTGTTTCCGTGTTCTGCAACGTGTTCATCGGCATCGTCTACGGCTCCATTGCCGGCTATTACGGCGGCAAAACCGACATGATTATGATGCGTATCACAGAGATCATCGGCGCATTCCCGGAGATCGTCGTGGTGACGCTATTCATCCTGTTTTTCGGCACCGGCATGATGTCCATCATCCTCTGTCTCATCGTCCAGAACTGGATCGGCACGGCCAGGATGATCCGTTCCCAGTTCTACCGGTATAAAGGAAGCGAGTACGTGCTGGCGGCCAGGACGCTCGGCGTCAAGGACATGGCGCTGATTTTCCGCCACATCCTGCCGAACTCCATCGGCCCCATCATTACAAGGGCCATGGTTGCGATTCCAGGCGCTATTTTTACGGAGTCTTTCCTGGCGTACATCGGCCTCGGAATCCGTGCGCCGGAGGCGTCCATCGGCGTCCTTTTGTCCCAGGGGCAGAAGGTCATGCAGCAGTACCCGAACCAGGTATTCTTCCCGGCCGTTGTGATTTCCCTTCTGATGATCGCGTTCAACATGCTTTCAAACGGCTTAAGAGATGCCTTTGACCCGACCCAGAGAGGCGCATAG
- a CDS encoding peptide ABC transporter substrate-binding protein, with translation MKKRAVSILLACAVTAGLLSGCSSEPKNPGDSGNETTAAAASTEAAGETSGGETEAAESAEATGGVFRNYLTTDIDTINPHIYTASASADVFGMTSLLLYRDYPTADATAFEYVPELAESEPEQVDEEGKVWHIKLRENAKWETGEAITVDDVIYSFQMCLDPLLVNNRASQLASDYITITKATDYYLQGTEGTVSWDEVGIKKADDYTLELLLDAPVTADDIKAHFNYAWTCVIHKPTYEACMNDDRTNTTYGSNLDSYKSCGAFILKEWIPGSLFRYEANPDYVLADKIKLDGYEYRVVGDRNTALELYLNNELEVVSLSPEAIEQYIDDPSIKTAPATSIQTICINHQNTENNGILGNLNFRKALFYAIDRESIAKMTNGIPSNYLVASKCLGLDGQTFRNMPESSEYLTENLGYDPELAKEYYDKAMEESGLTSLTLTLQYNETSANNKAASEFLHKTLPDIFGDTFTLELMAAPSSVLTTYIQGWKNGDPNSFELQWRGWNTSTPAPWNGLKVYTSMYSNKNEPYYNEEYDALWETANYDIEAKLDPEYRMELTREMEKIALDDVVCVPAYEAPSYYLISPRVHLVTQNYIPGYGFGYILSSVDAQ, from the coding sequence ATGAAAAAACGAGCAGTATCAATCCTTCTGGCATGTGCCGTGACAGCAGGCCTCCTTTCCGGATGCAGCAGCGAGCCGAAGAATCCGGGAGATTCCGGAAACGAGACAACGGCGGCAGCGGCATCCACCGAGGCGGCAGGCGAGACGTCAGGCGGGGAAACCGAAGCGGCGGAGAGCGCAGAAGCCACAGGCGGCGTGTTCCGCAACTACCTGACGACGGATATTGATACGATCAATCCGCACATCTACACGGCCAGCGCCAGCGCCGATGTTTTCGGCATGACCTCGCTCCTTCTCTACCGCGATTACCCGACGGCTGACGCCACGGCTTTCGAGTACGTGCCGGAGCTTGCCGAGTCTGAGCCGGAGCAGGTGGACGAGGAAGGAAAGGTATGGCACATCAAGCTGCGTGAAAATGCGAAGTGGGAGACTGGTGAGGCCATCACCGTTGACGACGTGATTTATTCGTTCCAGATGTGTCTGGATCCGCTTCTCGTCAACAACCGCGCATCCCAGCTTGCCAGCGACTATATCACCATCACGAAAGCGACCGATTACTACCTTCAGGGAACGGAAGGCACGGTTTCCTGGGATGAAGTGGGAATCAAAAAGGCCGACGACTACACGCTGGAGCTTCTCCTTGACGCCCCGGTAACGGCTGACGATATCAAAGCCCATTTTAACTACGCATGGACCTGCGTCATCCACAAGCCGACTTATGAGGCCTGCATGAACGACGACAGGACAAATACCACCTACGGCTCCAATCTGGACTCCTATAAGAGCTGCGGAGCTTTCATCTTAAAAGAATGGATCCCCGGCTCCCTGTTCCGCTATGAGGCGAACCCGGACTACGTCCTGGCCGACAAAATCAAGTTAGACGGCTACGAATACCGTGTGGTCGGCGACAGGAATACGGCGTTGGAGCTTTACTTAAACAACGAGCTGGAAGTGGTTTCCCTAAGCCCTGAAGCCATCGAGCAGTACATCGACGACCCGAGCATCAAGACGGCCCCCGCAACATCGATCCAGACAATCTGCATCAACCATCAGAACACCGAGAACAACGGCATCCTCGGGAACTTAAACTTCCGGAAAGCCCTGTTCTATGCCATCGACCGCGAAAGCATTGCAAAGATGACAAACGGCATCCCATCCAATTATCTGGTGGCCTCCAAGTGCCTTGGACTTGACGGCCAGACCTTCCGAAACATGCCGGAGTCTTCCGAGTACCTGACCGAAAACCTGGGCTACGATCCGGAGCTTGCAAAGGAATACTACGACAAGGCCATGGAGGAAAGCGGCCTCACAAGCCTGACCTTAACGCTCCAGTACAACGAAACCAGCGCCAACAACAAGGCGGCCTCCGAGTTCTTACATAAGACCCTGCCGGATATCTTCGGTGACACCTTTACCTTAGAGCTGATGGCAGCGCCGAGCTCGGTTCTCACCACCTATATCCAGGGCTGGAAGAATGGGGATCCCAACAGCTTTGAGCTCCAGTGGAGAGGCTGGAACACCAGTACGCCGGCCCCGTGGAACGGCCTTAAGGTTTACACCAGCATGTACTCCAACAAGAACGAGCCGTATTACAACGAAGAATACGACGCCCTCTGGGAGACGGCAAACTACGACATCGAGGCGAAGCTCGATCCGGAATACCGCATGGAGCTGACGAGAGAGATGGAGAAAATCGCGCTGGACGACGTGGTATGCGTCCCGGCCTACGAAGCGCCGAGCTACTACCTCATCAGCCCGCGGGTTCATCTGGTAACGCAGAACTATATTCCGGGCTATGGCTTTGGATATATCCTGAGCTCCGTAGATGCCCAGTAG
- a CDS encoding ABC transporter permease, whose protein sequence is MAKYFIQRIVAMLLTLFIIITIGFMVIRLMPGGIFDDAVDMTFEQRAALEAKYNLDKPIPVQYALFLKGLVLEGDWGTSLKLYINVPVWDIIKTKIPVTLYINFFSLLISLPLGIIFGVVAAIRKNTVTDYLISFMVVIFISVPSFIFATLLQYFVAFKGGLFPIIYDATSTGMDRLYGLALPIIALSLSPIARVTRYLRAELAETINADFMLLAKTKGLTERQATINHGIRNSLLPLMNIIVPMFTGIMGGSLVIETIFSIPGMGGIMVNSINAPDYTVTLATLIFYTLVSLITVLVVDLSYGIIDPRVRMGGKK, encoded by the coding sequence ATGGCAAAATATTTTATACAGCGAATTGTGGCAATGCTCTTAACCTTATTTATCATCATCACCATCGGCTTCATGGTAATCCGCCTGATGCCGGGCGGGATCTTTGATGATGCCGTGGACATGACGTTTGAGCAGCGGGCGGCCCTGGAGGCAAAGTACAATCTGGATAAACCGATCCCGGTGCAGTATGCGCTGTTTTTAAAGGGGCTTGTTCTGGAAGGCGATTGGGGGACTTCCTTAAAGCTCTACATCAACGTCCCGGTCTGGGACATCATAAAGACAAAAATCCCCGTGACCCTCTATATCAATTTTTTTTCCCTGTTAATTTCGCTGCCCCTCGGCATTATTTTCGGCGTCGTGGCAGCCATACGGAAGAATACGGTCACGGACTATCTGATTTCGTTCATGGTTGTCATTTTCATCTCGGTGCCGTCGTTCATTTTCGCCACGCTGCTCCAGTATTTCGTGGCCTTTAAGGGCGGCCTGTTCCCGATCATCTACGACGCCACATCCACAGGCATGGACCGGCTCTACGGTCTGGCGCTCCCGATCATCGCCCTGTCTTTAAGCCCCATTGCCAGGGTTACAAGATACTTAAGGGCAGAGCTTGCGGAGACCATCAACGCCGACTTCATGCTGCTTGCAAAGACAAAGGGCCTCACGGAGCGGCAGGCCACCATCAACCACGGGATCCGCAATTCCCTGCTCCCGCTCATGAACATCATCGTCCCGATGTTTACGGGCATCATGGGCGGCAGCCTCGTCATTGAGACGATTTTCTCGATTCCCGGCATGGGCGGCATCATGGTAAATTCCATCAATGCCCCGGACTACACCGTGACGCTTGCGACCCTGATTTTCTATACGCTGGTGTCCTTAATCACCGTGCTTGTGGTTGACCTTTCCTACGGGATCATTGACCCGCGCGTCAGGATGGGAGGGAAGAAATAA
- a CDS encoding DUF3899 domain-containing protein, producing MNHFSIRSFRNFLAAGAAAGILYFLFSHEAEASYRIINCLFLGGMLPFIWGAARFIRGSGTFDLFVYSHRKVWKYGKRHEKEEEENEAIAPGTTETLGSYYDYLSEKKKGPSCLEPLAAGAVFLILSFLGTWIVF from the coding sequence ATGAATCATTTTTCCATCAGGAGCTTCCGAAACTTTCTGGCCGCAGGCGCTGCGGCCGGCATCCTTTATTTCCTGTTCAGTCATGAGGCCGAAGCGTCGTACCGGATAATCAACTGCCTGTTCCTTGGCGGCATGCTGCCGTTTATCTGGGGCGCGGCCAGGTTCATCCGCGGCTCCGGTACCTTCGACCTCTTTGTGTACAGCCACAGGAAGGTGTGGAAATACGGAAAACGCCACGAAAAAGAAGAAGAAGAGAACGAGGCCATTGCCCCCGGGACGACGGAAACCCTTGGGAGCTATTACGACTACCTTTCGGAAAAGAAAAAAGGGCCGTCCTGCCTGGAACCGCTGGCAGCCGGAGCCGTCTTTTTGATCCTTTCCTTTCTCGGCACATGGATCGTTTTTTAA
- a CDS encoding sigma 54-interacting transcriptional regulator, with amino-acid sequence MLFASDAAFQAAEPFMPEPTPYIRCVRTFNYTYLHRILTIPSGEKVYVVNDTLANARLAIEMLGQVGLSQYHFLPFGPGAGETDPEVRYAVTVGESRLVPKYIPNVVDVGIRVPDISTIAGIAAFFGLPMGLVDEVTKNFISQYVQLLKVANHRLEQANNTKFLTQSIITNIGTGVCVVNGRGAITLVNRPFAEALSIEKPRLVGMLLKEAAPEFYRQLLEARRRGGNHVMLGEEGTGIVVLFQEIEDFAHEKLLFLHCQPGAAARAPRDVRKPEEAACRFEDYLTGDKKTKAMLETAKRMSLTDFRILIEGENGTGKHLLAQAIHSNSGASTHPFYRLHLTALSEEETIRKLAEIYEGNIFADGKGTLYLDGVQCLTEKLQREVLRLLDARKGLRIISSSPRSLYEMCQEGDFLPELFFRLGEVSAETVPVRERPEDIRLLCEYFLRNLCGNPALTWEELFGDGLRRVLNQYPWPGNVKEIANMCKYLSCIQSGGRFHEKDLPPYMLAWVRARQERVGPLERELLSFIGSHPGIGRARLCAELETRGMEVSEGKIRSLLRNLADRGLIKANRTRGGCELTEEGEILL; translated from the coding sequence GTGCTCTTTGCCTCCGACGCGGCCTTCCAGGCTGCGGAGCCGTTCATGCCGGAGCCGACCCCATATATCCGGTGCGTGCGGACGTTTAACTACACGTATCTCCACAGGATCCTGACAATCCCGTCAGGCGAGAAGGTTTACGTGGTAAACGACACGCTTGCCAACGCCCGGCTGGCGATTGAGATGCTCGGGCAGGTGGGGTTAAGCCAGTATCACTTCCTGCCGTTCGGCCCCGGCGCCGGCGAGACGGATCCGGAGGTGCGCTACGCCGTGACCGTCGGGGAATCCAGGCTTGTTCCCAAGTACATCCCCAACGTGGTGGATGTGGGAATCCGCGTGCCGGATATCTCCACGATTGCCGGGATTGCGGCATTTTTTGGACTGCCCATGGGGTTGGTGGATGAGGTGACGAAGAATTTCATCAGCCAGTATGTCCAGCTTTTAAAGGTGGCAAATCACAGGCTGGAACAGGCCAACAATACGAAATTTCTGACCCAGAGCATCATTACCAACATCGGCACCGGCGTCTGCGTCGTCAACGGCCGCGGGGCCATCACCCTTGTGAACCGCCCGTTTGCAGAGGCACTTTCTATCGAGAAGCCGCGTCTCGTGGGCATGCTTCTTAAGGAGGCGGCGCCGGAATTTTACCGGCAGCTTTTAGAGGCGCGAAGGCGCGGCGGGAACCATGTTATGCTGGGGGAGGAAGGAACAGGCATTGTGGTGCTGTTCCAGGAAATTGAGGATTTTGCCCATGAAAAGCTGCTGTTTCTCCACTGCCAGCCGGGGGCAGCGGCACGGGCTCCCCGGGATGTGCGGAAACCGGAAGAGGCAGCCTGCCGCTTTGAGGATTATCTGACCGGGGACAAAAAGACGAAGGCCATGCTGGAGACGGCGAAGCGGATGTCCCTGACGGATTTCCGAATCCTGATTGAAGGGGAGAACGGGACGGGAAAACACCTGCTTGCCCAGGCCATCCACAGCAATTCCGGCGCCAGCACACACCCGTTTTACAGGCTCCATCTGACGGCGCTCTCCGAAGAGGAGACCATCCGAAAGCTTGCGGAAATCTATGAGGGGAACATCTTTGCAGACGGGAAAGGGACGCTTTATCTCGACGGCGTCCAATGCCTGACGGAGAAGCTCCAGCGGGAGGTGCTCAGGCTTCTTGATGCCAGGAAAGGGCTGCGGATTATCTCTTCCTCGCCAAGGAGCCTCTATGAGATGTGTCAGGAGGGGGACTTCCTTCCGGAGCTGTTCTTCCGCCTCGGCGAGGTTTCGGCGGAGACAGTCCCGGTCAGGGAACGGCCGGAGGACATCCGCCTTCTCTGTGAATACTTCCTCAGAAACCTCTGCGGAAATCCTGCCCTTACGTGGGAAGAGCTGTTCGGCGACGGCCTGCGCCGCGTCTTAAACCAATATCCCTGGCCGGGAAATGTGAAGGAAATCGCCAACATGTGCAAGTACCTCTCCTGTATCCAAAGCGGCGGCCGTTTCCATGAAAAAGATCTTCCGCCGTACATGCTGGCATGGGTGAGGGCACGTCAGGAGCGTGTTGGGCCGTTGGAACGGGAGCTGTTATCCTTTATCGGGAGCCATCCGGGAATCGGGCGCGCCAGGCTCTGCGCGGAGCTGGAAACCCGAGGGATGGAAGTCTCGGAGGGGAAAATCCGCAGCCTCTTAAGGAACCTGGCCGACCGCGGCCTCATAAAGGCCAACAGGACGCGGGGCGGCTGCGAGCTGACGGAAGAGGGGGAGATTCTTCTCTAG
- a CDS encoding ABC transporter ATP-binding protein, with protein MIQFEHVSKSYGNSPILKDLTFTIPDGKFVILIGPSGCGKTTTLKTINRLIEPDSGKISIDGKDIRQTDKVDLRRHIGYVIQQIGLFPNMTVAQNICIVPKLLKYSKEKCDEIVQDLLKMVGMEEHAGKYPSELSGGQQQRIGVLRALAASPPIVLMDEPFSALDPMTRETLQDEVKKIQQKLKKTVVFVSHDMAEALKLADIIIFMDKGEIVQMASPEEMLANPANELVGSFLGKHAGSAAPSKVENYMRTNVYSVRNDRGILECAELMARGSVDTLLVTDEDGRYQGTVSIGDIRHWGRELKSVEPLIRQATRTARVGDEAKESVDYLLDTGANYVVVLNEDDTIAGIVTKTSVARSVADNLWG; from the coding sequence ATGATTCAGTTTGAACATGTCTCAAAAAGCTATGGAAACAGCCCGATTTTAAAAGATCTGACCTTCACGATCCCCGACGGGAAATTCGTGATTTTAATCGGCCCGTCGGGCTGCGGAAAGACGACGACGCTAAAGACGATCAACCGTCTGATCGAGCCGGATTCCGGCAAAATCTCCATCGACGGAAAGGACATCCGCCAGACGGATAAGGTGGATCTGCGCCGCCACATCGGCTACGTGATCCAGCAGATCGGCCTGTTCCCCAACATGACCGTGGCCCAGAATATCTGCATCGTGCCGAAGCTTTTAAAATACAGTAAAGAGAAATGCGATGAAATCGTACAGGATTTACTGAAAATGGTGGGCATGGAGGAGCATGCCGGCAAATACCCGTCGGAGCTTTCCGGCGGCCAGCAGCAGAGGATCGGCGTCCTGCGCGCCCTGGCGGCTTCCCCGCCCATCGTCCTGATGGATGAGCCGTTCAGCGCCCTGGATCCGATGACCCGTGAAACACTCCAGGATGAAGTCAAAAAAATCCAGCAGAAGCTAAAAAAGACGGTGGTCTTCGTAAGTCATGACATGGCAGAGGCCTTAAAACTGGCGGATATCATCATCTTCATGGATAAAGGCGAGATTGTCCAGATGGCATCTCCGGAGGAGATGCTTGCAAACCCGGCAAACGAGCTGGTGGGGAGCTTCCTCGGAAAGCATGCCGGAAGCGCAGCCCCGTCCAAGGTGGAAAATTACATGCGTACCAATGTTTACAGCGTCCGGAACGACCGCGGCATCTTAGAGTGCGCCGAGCTGATGGCAAGGGGGAGCGTAGATACGCTTCTCGTGACGGACGAGGACGGGCGGTACCAGGGAACCGTCTCCATCGGCGACATCCGCCACTGGGGGCGGGAGTTAAAATCCGTCGAGCCGTTAATCCGTCAGGCCACGCGCACGGCCCGGGTCGGCGACGAGGCAAAGGAGAGCGTGGACTATCTTCTGGATACCGGCGCAAACTATGTGGTGGTGTTAAACGAAGACGATACCATCGCGGGAATCGTGACGAAGACAAGTGTGGCCCGATCCGTGGCCGACAACCTCTGGGGGTGA
- a CDS encoding ABC transporter permease subunit yields the protein MTWSLIWEHLFLVLASGILSIVIGLPLGICAYVYPKARGIILRVVDLLQTVPSLALLGIIMVFLGAGKVTVVVGITLYSLLPIVRNTCLGLQEVDPGVKEAARGMGMSKAYRVLMVEFPLAFPTVFTGIRIAIVNAIGSAVFAAFVGGGGLGTVINRGIRIQDMGLILGATAVLMVIAVLLDTLMGWFEKKMKEGHGGSRAMWIPVAVVLGAFLLVLPYGTGSASGSKSDTIYVYDLNYTEPQIVVRMAKLLVEDRTDLSVVVMDEMSSVNAFNELTAAEPQGDFIMGYDGTLLTTYLGLDTADIPEGQSLYDFANEKGMERYGVRLLGKLGLDNTYAIAVPEKLAEEYGLECISDLVPIANQLVFGAEHEFFTEEGSMKYGPFAAHYGLNFKKTAPVDLGLKYNAVENGSFDVTVVYATDGLNRKAGLKILEDDLNFFPEYNGALLFRDDVFERVSDIAPDLEEVLNLLEGQVTTEDMVNLTYEVDVEGRDLDTAAREFLVEKGLLAE from the coding sequence ATGACATGGTCTCTTATTTGGGAGCACTTATTCCTCGTGCTGGCCTCCGGCATTCTGTCGATTGTGATCGGCCTGCCTCTTGGAATCTGCGCCTATGTGTACCCAAAGGCGCGGGGCATTATTTTGCGCGTCGTTGACCTGCTCCAGACGGTGCCGTCCCTGGCGCTCCTCGGCATCATCATGGTGTTTTTGGGCGCAGGGAAGGTGACGGTTGTCGTGGGCATTACGCTGTACTCGCTGCTTCCCATTGTGCGGAACACCTGCCTGGGGCTTCAGGAGGTGGATCCCGGCGTCAAGGAGGCGGCCCGCGGCATGGGCATGAGCAAGGCCTACCGCGTCCTTATGGTGGAGTTCCCGCTGGCATTCCCGACGGTGTTCACCGGAATCCGGATTGCCATCGTAAATGCCATCGGCTCTGCTGTTTTCGCTGCCTTTGTGGGCGGCGGCGGTCTGGGTACCGTCATCAACCGCGGCATCCGCATTCAGGACATGGGGCTGATTCTCGGCGCGACGGCGGTTCTCATGGTGATTGCCGTCCTTTTGGATACGCTCATGGGCTGGTTTGAAAAGAAGATGAAGGAAGGGCACGGCGGCTCGAGGGCCATGTGGATTCCCGTGGCCGTGGTGCTCGGCGCGTTCCTTCTTGTTCTGCCATACGGAACCGGTTCGGCTTCCGGCAGCAAATCAGACACCATTTATGTGTACGACCTCAACTACACGGAGCCGCAGATTGTCGTGCGGATGGCGAAGCTTCTCGTGGAAGACAGGACGGATTTAAGCGTCGTCGTCATGGACGAGATGAGCAGCGTCAATGCCTTCAACGAATTGACGGCCGCAGAACCCCAGGGAGATTTCATCATGGGCTACGACGGCACGCTTTTAACGACTTATTTGGGACTTGACACGGCGGATATTCCCGAGGGGCAGAGCCTTTATGACTTTGCCAACGAAAAGGGCATGGAACGGTACGGCGTCCGGCTTTTAGGAAAGCTGGGGCTTGACAATACCTATGCCATCGCCGTTCCTGAGAAGCTGGCCGAAGAGTACGGCCTGGAATGCATCAGCGACCTGGTGCCCATTGCGAACCAGCTTGTCTTCGGCGCCGAGCATGAGTTCTTTACCGAAGAGGGCAGCATGAAATACGGCCCGTTTGCGGCCCACTACGGCCTGAATTTCAAAAAGACGGCGCCGGTGGATCTGGGGCTTAAGTACAACGCCGTGGAAAACGGGAGCTTTGACGTGACGGTGGTGTACGCGACGGATGGTTTGAACCGGAAGGCCGGCCTTAAAATCCTGGAAGACGATTTGAACTTCTTCCCGGAGTACAACGGGGCGCTTCTGTTCCGGGACGACGTGTTTGAGCGGGTTTCTGACATTGCGCCGGATCTGGAAGAGGTGTTGAATCTCCTGGAAGGCCAGGTGACGACCGAAGACATGGTGAACCTGACGTATGAAGTGGACGTCGAGGGACGCGATCTTGATACGGCAGCCCGGGAGTTCCTGGTGGAAAAGGGGCTTTTGGCGGAATAG